The Rosa chinensis cultivar Old Blush chromosome 7, RchiOBHm-V2, whole genome shotgun sequence DNA segment TCTTGACTGCTACTTCTGCCTTCACTTGTATCATCAACCCAAGCATCAACGCCCCTCTTCCATCACTTTCCTGATTACTTCCATTTTCCAATTCCAAAGCACTATCTTTCTCTGCAGATATAGTAGCATGGCAGCCTTTTCTTACCAACATGTACTCCACCACCCCTTTCTCTTTGACTCTATTTTCTTTCCAGGCACTCCTACCAGTACTAATAGCAACAACAACCATTTCTCTCAATCTCAATACCCATCTGAGCCTTTAGTTGAGCAAATGAATATTCCTGTTGAGAGTGCAAGAGTTGCCGAGAGCAGCTCATGTATTGACCAGAGCTCCACAAAGATTGCAACTTTTAGTGACAATGAGCCTTCTGTGACCAAAAAACAGAGCCCAGAGTCCTCAGCTGTGGTGGATAAGCTTGAGACTGGCGAGCAGGTTACTCAGAAAGTGATGACTCCCATGGAAAGGAAGAGAAGAACCAGAAATGGGTCATCACCCAATTCTGCTCAATCCAAGGTAAACATAGAATTTCAGATCTTTTTTCTACAAAAATTGGgttctttgattttgattttgattgtttcTCTTTAAAGGTCAAGAAGCCAAAGAAAGCTGAAGAGGAAAAGAAGCCCAAAGCTGAAAAGAAAGAGCAAGTGAAAGCTGTACAAGAAGTGGAACCTCCAACAGGTTACATTCATGTTAGAGCAAGAAGGGGTCAAGCTACAGATAGCCATAGCCTTGCAGAGAGGGTACTATTTCCTACTACTACTTCTGGTTTCTTAGACATAAACAAATAACTAACACTTGGAGTCCATTCTCAGCCTATCATTTCAGATTTGCACCTTTTATCCACAAAAAAACATTTAATTTCAATACATGCCCGAAATGGTTTCCCAAAGTTCAAATTGTGCCCACCTTCTTAATTTTGTATCCTTGTGCATTTCAGGTAAGAAGAGAAAAAATCAGTGAGAGGATGAAGATGTTGCAAAGACTTGTTCCTGGTTGTGACAAGGTGGAACACCTCCCTACCTTCCTTGTCTTCACCTTGTCTTTGTTAAAAGAATAGGGACTTGTGTATATGTTTTGTGGTTTAATTTTCTGACATATTCATGTGGATTTGCTTAAATAATAGGTAACCGGAAGGGCTGTGatgttggatgagattatcaATTATGTTCAGTCCCTACAAAATCAAGTGGAGGTACCACTATAATTGAACCAGTCTTTTACTATCTATTGGTGTAAATTGTGAATGAAGTTTTAACCAATGTGATTAAAATTACcatcttttcttttcagtttctCTCAATGAAGCTTGCTTCTGTGAATCCAATGTTCTATGACTTTGGACCAGACCTTGGTGATTTGATGGTCAAACAAGAGGTATACTAAGAAAGTTACTCTACACACTTAAACTGTCAATCACCAAATTTCTTAAAGCTGATAGTATTTATATGAATGGTCAGGCATCACCATTTTCAAGTGGACCACAATGCAGCCCAACGCAGCCAACAGATTTTGCTGATACCTCTACCAATTTTGTCACCACCACCACTGCCGCCACCACCAGCTTCACAGCGGCTACTAACAACTATCCTTTTCTGGATTCACTTCTACTTCAGCAATCGCAGAGGCCGACTGCCTTCCATCAggtatatttatttatattatatatatgttaaaccAATTAATCGGAGAGAGAGCATGATGTTACAACTTGGGGGTGTAATATTATAACATTTTTCTGACCATGACAAACATATCATTTTCAGGACAGTGAGAGCCCATTGTGGGATGTGGAAGATCAAAGACAAAGCTTTCTTAATCCATCTGGGTTCAGCAACAACTTGTGTTCTTTCAATTAATACAACATGCACCACCAAGAAGCTGCCTGCCCTACCAAGCATATGGTTGGCCCTCAATTCCTGTCTCATCaactttttttaaaataaacacTGTTGGTtctaatcagttttttttttttaataaaaaaaccaTCTTTACTTTGTTGACTTATAAAGCTCTGTATTTTCCAGTTTTCTATGAGGAACTATAAAGCAGAATCAAAGCCAAGTATCAGTTCCATTGGAGAGGGCTAGCATTGCTTTAGCttagcttcttcttcaactAAGTTAAACCAAAGGCACTGGTTCCAAGTACAATATATGAATAAAGGTGGAGGGCAGCAATTTCAatggatgaagaagaaagaacacAAATCAAAAGGACAGATACAGACCGGACCAAAAAAGACCAAGATCTTTTCTAGATCCCTTGTTCCTGTCCATTATGGATCATTTGCGTGCacaaattccaagaaccctgTTACCTTTGTATTATCAATGTAAAATATAACAAtgtaataaaaatttattagtAAACCCTGCATTGAATACTTTGACTCATTCATTATTCTGAGGTTACAGTTTTTCCTGTTATTTCAGTTACTTTTTTATTatctttttaatatttttttccttATGGTACTTAATTCgagaaagaagaggaagtaATAAAAAGCCTAGAAAGGAGAGTGCATGGGTTTGATTCGGTTTCGTGGGAGGGTGTAGTTGACATGACTGGTTATGCAGTTGTTGTGTTGGAATCTTTCTCTGTGTTTTGGCGTTTATTTGTGAGCTGAGCTTTCTGTGGTTCATTCCCCCTATCCCAGTATCCCACCTATCTAACGGTTCTGAAGTCTTCTGGACAGAGCATCTCATCCACAGCAGCAGATTAAATATGCCGATCACTTACTTCACTACTTTGGTCTTTACTCTTTAGCACAATGGTTGGTGTTAAGATGAGCCAAACATTCTGGTTCTGCTCTGCTTACCATCCGAAAGACTATATTTTGTATACCGGATTTAACTAGTGACCAAACGAGTTTTGATTTAgttttattccttttttttttttggcatggATGTTTCTTGTATGAATTTTAAAAAATGTACTACTTAAATTATTGAGTCACATTATATGGTAACGAAAAGCTTAATAGTCAACAAAAGTTCACTTTGCGAACAAACTTACTAATAAAAACAACTGTGTTCTATCTAACATATATTAGTCTATCTTTTAAAGCAAAAGTGATAACATAAAACATATAATATGAAGATAGTTGTGTATACTTACTAGAGTTGACTTACCAAACTCAATGAACCTCGATAAGTTATTCGTATTTCTATTAAACTCCACGAAGATCGATTTGGTTTTCTCAGAAGTTTTCATGAGCAGACAAGAAAAGATCATCGTCTAATGAATTACCTCCGTTCTTTTCGTTTAACTTGCTCAAAGATGAAGTACCACCTGCCatccttaaattttttttcctaaagGAAAGATGCAAAAGATTGATCTTTAATGCACTGTGGATCTTCCTCTCCCATTAATTAAACCTGCATCGATGAAGCTTTTGCCTCCCATGTCAATCAtcgaatttcaaaaaaaaaaatttgcaaattGAACGGATGCTCTTAATTCCGCCGTTACAGAAACATAAATGAGAAGATGGCGATCGAGCAGAAATAATTGTTCTCTTCACCAAAGTATGAATGTTCATACTATTTATTCAGAGGACCACTACAGCACTACTCCCATCAAATCGTTTTTACCTCGAGGACACATGACTGTCACATGCAGGgttctcattcaatgcttttaCCAAACAAGGAGAAATAATTGTTGTTCAGATACTAGCAGATCGATCAATCTCAGAAATAAAAAGCCATTACAGTTTGCAGAGGGAAGATTCAGTGCACTGACGTGCACTTGCACTGATATAAATAGattgttagattatattaaatacactcttaggttattaataaaatattaattttaaatatcaaaagttgagatcatcttataagtgttagGTTATTTACACCGTCGGttcatagaataatttccacagATGCTTGCATGTATATTAGTATAtagggtaaattcctcctatggtactTGAGGTATTcctacttggacagtttgatacctgatgtattaaaggggacagtttgaTACTTGAGGTTAGACtccgtttgacactttggtacttctgttaatttttctattaaatgtaaggataaaattgacatttagaatatatatatatatataaatatatatatatatatataataaaaaaacatgagtttgtgggttgattttcttcataattttatagatGTGAATTAATGCTCAtgggttatgttgaaggtgaaatattcgaattttatgtttaagaaatatagtAATCATATAGTGAACATCCATGAGAGTACTCCATTGAAATGTACTAGTCTCGtacaactaattttttttaaacataaaattcaattatgtcaactttaacataacccaaaagcattaattcattttcattttctcctaaatgacccaaaaaatgatgaagacctaaaataataccaaataatatcatcgcattgtgtttatgaagaggaggaaaaatccAAGTTTGGAGGAAAAATTAGTGGATTCATAGAGAAtagtacaaaaaaaatatctgattattttatttctttaacataaaatttgaatatttcaccttcaacataactcataaacattaattcatacctataaaattacGAAGAACGgcaatcaacccacaaactcatgtttttatAAATTTATTCTAagtgtcaattttatccttacatttaatagaaaaattaacagaagtaccaaagtgtcaaacaaagtctaacttcaagtaccaaactgtcccctttaatacatcgggtatcaaactgtccaagtagcaatacctcaggtaccataggaggaatttaccctaGTATATAATGCTTCACCAAGTGAACGACAATAATGAATGAATTGCATGAACCAAAAACTATattaattttaagtttttataGGGCAGAGTCTGAGCTGACTACAATCACATGCAGAAGGGAAGTACTTATTTGCTTGATATTAGAGAATGCATGGCTTCTATATATAGCATCGATGATCCATATAATTTCTCCTAGTTATAAATTTTATGAATTATTATCTGCATAATATTAATTGGACATACTCAAC contains these protein-coding regions:
- the LOC112179563 gene encoding transcription factor bHLH137 produces the protein MAAFSYQHVLHHPFLFDSIFFPGTPTSTNSNNNHFSQSQYPSEPLVEQMNIPVESARVAESSSCIDQSSTKIATFSDNEPSVTKKQSPESSAVVDKLETGEQVTQKVMTPMERKRRTRNGSSPNSAQSKVKKPKKAEEEKKPKAEKKEQVKAVQEVEPPTGYIHVRARRGQATDSHSLAERVRREKISERMKMLQRLVPGCDKVTGRAVMLDEIINYVQSLQNQVEFLSMKLASVNPMFYDFGPDLGDLMVKQEASPFSSGPQCSPTQPTDFADTSTNFVTTTTAATTSFTAATNNYPFLDSLLLQQSQRPTAFHQDSESPLWDVEDQRQSFLNPSGFSNNLCSFN